In Cyprinus carpio isolate SPL01 chromosome B7, ASM1834038v1, whole genome shotgun sequence, a genomic segment contains:
- the LOC122137971 gene encoding relaxin-3 receptor 1: protein MGNAEVVKSLDIMGDSNQSGVINRSISDRERFKSLEDIDVTADGSPVLRCLISITYSVVCVVGLIGNLLVFFFIRVRQERRTSKINFFILNLAVTDFQFVLTLPFWAVDTALDFSWPFGDAMCKIILSVTVMNMYASVFFLTAMSITRYWSVASALKDRSRKTSCSIRWVSVVLWSLATVATAPTSIFSTVTNVAGEKLCLLRFPDGQYWLAVYHLQKILIAFILPMAIVSISYLLLLRLIRQRSMKNNSKRRTQVTKSVTIVVLSFFLCWMPNHAITFWGVLVKFNAVYWDKSYYIVHTYVFPVTVCLAHANSCLNPLIYCLMRKEFRKKLKDLFLRV, encoded by the coding sequence ATGGGCAACGCTGAAGTAGTGAAATCGCTGGATATAATGGGAGACAGTAATCAGAGTGGTGTAATCAACAGATCAATCAGTGATCGCGAGCGCTTTAAAAGCCTGGAAGACATCGATGTGACCGCCGACGGGAGTCCGGTGTTGAGATGCTTGATCTCCATCACCTACTCGGTGGTTTGCGTCGTAGGTCTGATCGGGAACCTGTTGGTGTTCTTCTTCATTCGCGTGAGACAAGAGAGACgcacatccaaaataaactttttcatcCTCAATTTGGCCGTCACGGATTTTCAGTTTGTGTTGACTTTGCCTTTCTGGGCCGTGGACACGGCGCTGGACTTCAGCTGGCCATTTGGAGACGCCATGTGTAAGATCATCCTGTCGGTGACCGTGATGAACATGTACGCGAGCGTCTTCTTCCTGACCGCGATGAGCATCACACGGTACTGGTCAGTGGCTTCGGCTCTGAAGGACCGCAGCAGAAAGACCAGCTGCTCCATCAGGTGGGTCAGCGTCGTCCTGTGGTCCCTGGCCACCGTGGCCACCGCGCCAACATCCATCTTCTCCACAGTCACCAACGTGGCCGGCGAAAAACTTTGCTTATTGCGGTTCCCCGACGGACAGTATTGGTTGGCAGTCTATCATCTCCAGAAAATACTGATCGCTTTTATTTTGCCCATGGCAATAGTGTCCATCAGTTACCTGCTGCTGCTGAGGCTCATCCGTCAGCGGAGCATGAAGAACAACTCAAAACGAAGAACGCAAGTCACAAAGTCCGTCACCATCGTGGTCTTGTCGTTCTTCCTCTGCTGGATGCCCAATCATGCCATAACGTTTTGGGGCGTGCTGGTGAAATTCAACGCTGTGTACTGGGATAAGTCGTACTATATCGTTCATACCTATGTGTTTCCGGTGACCGTGTGCCTGGCGCACGCGAACAGCTGTTTAAACCCACTTATTTACTGTCTTATGCGTAAAGAGTTCAGGAAAAAACTGAAGGACCTGTTTCTCCGAGTTTGA